The Pseudonocardia sp. HH130630-07 DNA window GGCGAGGTGCGCCGGGTCCAGGTGCGGGTACGGCCGGAACAACCGCCGCGCCCGGCCGCTGTCGTGGTCGTAGAACCAGGTCACGCCGGGGTCGCGGTCGTGGTTGAAGTCCGCGACCCAGCGCGTCCCGGTCGAGTCGCAGGAGACGTGGGCCAGGTCGCCGTCGGACAGCTCCTCGAGCCGCGGCAGGATCTCGGCGAACTGCGGGTCCAGGGCGTGGATCACCTGTCGCGCGCCCAGATAGCGCGCACCGAGCAGCGCCCCGGAGACCGGGTGCAGGATCAGCGAGGTCGGGAACCGCGTGTCCGCCTCCGGGCGCGGGGTGTCCAGGTCGTACACCGGGTGGCTGTCGACCCCGGTCTGCTCGCCGGTGGTCAGGTCCACCCGGACCAGCCGGGTCCGGTCCGAGCCCCGGGCCGAGCCGATCAGCAGCCCGTTCCCGTCCGTGGTGAGGACGCCGGGGGCGATCCCGAACAGGTGGTCCCGGCCGGAGAAGCGGGCGATCGGGGCGCCGATGCCACCGTCCCAGGCGGAGAGCACGTGGTCGCCGTCGTCCTCCATGGTGAAGACGAACATCCGGCCCTGCGACGCGACGATCCAGTTCAGCACGTCGCCGGGGTTCTCCGCGAGCAGCGTGACGCGGCCGGTCGCCAGGTCGATCTCGTGCAGGTCGATGAGGTCCGGGCGGCGCGCGTTCAGCCCGGCGAGCACCGTGCCCGGGCGGTCGGACGGCAGCTGCATGGCGAGCAGGCGGACCCCGGGGAACGGCGTCAGGTCGACCGTCGGCTCGTCGGGCCGGTCGATGTCGGCCCGGTGCAGGTGGTGGTTCTCGTCGCCGTCGGTGTCCTGGGTGAACAGCACGTAGCGCGAGTCCGCGGTCCAGAAGAAGGTGTCGATGTTGCGGTGGGCGTCGGAGGTGACCCGCCGGGCGTCCGGGGCGTCGGCGTCCGGGGTGCCGGCGTCCCAGTCCGAGTCCACGTCGCGGACGTAGACGTTGAGCCGGTCCCGCCAGGGCGCCAGGTAGGCGACCCGGGTGCCGTCCGGGGAGAGCCGGGCGCGGGAGCGGGTGGGCAGGTCGAAGAACTCCTCGGCGGTGACGAGCGGTGCCGGTGCCATCGTGATCGGGCCTTCCTGCTGGGCGTCGTGGACGATCCCGAGTGAAGACTCCGACGTCGGGTCGGCCTCAAGCCTGCGCCGGGTGATCGTCGTCACCGCCGGGGTGCGATCCCGCTACCGCGGACGGGGCGCTGTTGGTTGGATACGTGCAGCGCACGCCAGGAGGAGGACCGGTGACCCAGCGGTGAGCACGGTCGACGGCGCCGTCGCCGCCGGGGGGCGGGCCGGGCTCTTCGCGAGCGCGTGCGTGCGGATCTGCGACGGCGGCCCGGGCGGCCCCGTGGTCGGGACCGGATTCCTCGTCGGGCCGGATCTCGTCGCGACCTGCGCGCACGTCGTCGCCGAGGCCCTCGGTGGCCGCGCCGACGCCGCGGAGCCACCGCCCGGGATGGTCGCACTGGACTTCGCGATCCTGGGGGAGGAGCCCGGCTCGCGCACCGCGCGCATCACCCGCTGGTCGCCGATCGCTCCCGACGGCCGGGGCGACGTCGCCCTGCTGCGCCTCGACGAGCCGGCGCCGCCCGGTGCGCTGATGCCGCCGCTGCGCGGTGGCGACGGGTCGCGCTGGGACCACCGGTTCCGCATCTTCGGGTTCCCCGAGGGGCAGGACGACGGGGTCTGGACCACCGGCCGGATCCGCGCCGTGCAGGGGACCGGCTGGCTGCAGCTGCAGGGCACGCCGGGCGACCACCCGGTCGAGGGCGGGTTCTCCGGTTCCCCGGTGTGGGACGACGAGACCGGTGCCGTGATCGGCATGACGGTCGCGGTCGACCGGGTCACCGGGGTCACCACTGCCTACGTCGTCCCCGCCGCCGACGTGCTCGGGCTCGACCCGGAGCTGTTGCCCTGCCCGTACCGGGGGGCCGAGCCGTTCGACGAGGAGCACGCCGAGGTGTTCTTCGGCCGTGACCGCGAGCTGGAGCGGCTGCGCCGGGCCCTCGACGACGGCCCGGTCGTGGCCGTCGCGGGCCCGTCGGGGGCGGGCAAGTCGTCGCTGGTCCGGGCCGGGCTGGTGCCAGGGCTGCGGCGCGCCGGGGTGCCGGTGGCGGCGGTCGCCCCGGACCCGCCGGAGGACGTGCTGGTGGCGCTCGCCGCCGCGGTGCAGCTCCTGGCCACGCCGGGCACCGCCCCGGCCCGGCTGGAGCTGGACGCGACCCGGATCGGCGGGGCACTGGCCGGTGCCGCCACCCGGGCCGGCGGCGTCACCGAGCTCGCCGCGGCGCTGTCCGGCAGCGACCGGGTCGTGCTGCTGCTCGACCAGTTCGAGGAGCTGATCGAGATCGCCCCGGAGCGCGCCCGGGACGTGCTCGACGTGCTCGCCGCGCTGGTCGGCGCGCCCGGCGCGGACCGGCTGCGGGTGCTGCTCACCGTCCGCGCCAGCGCGTTGGAGGAGGTGCTGACGCCGGACACCGCGGCGTTGCTCGGTTCGGGCACGGTGCTGGTCGGGCCGCTCGACCCGCCCCGGCTGCGCGAGACGGTGGAACGCCCGGCGGCCGTCGCCCCCGGGCTGCGGTTCGCCGACGGCCTGGTCGACCGGATCCTGGCCGACGCCGATCCGGGGCCCGGTCAGCTGCCGCTGGTGCAGTCGCTGCTCGTGCAGCTGTGGCACCGGCGCGACGGAGGGACGCTCACCTGGGCGGCCTACGAGACCGCCGGCGGCGTCGCCGGGGCGCTCGCCCGGCACGCGGACCGGGCCGCGGGCGCCGTCGCCGTCGGGCCGGCGGCGGACCGGGAGCTCGACGCGCTGCTGGTGCGTCTGGTGGCGGTCGGCCGGGACGGGGTGCCGATCCGGCGTGCGGTCCGTTACCGCGACCTGCCCGGCGGGCAGCGTGCGCTGGTGGCCCCGCTGGCGGCGCACCGGCTGGTGACACTGTCCGGGCAGGGCGATGCCGCCGTCGTGGAGACCGCGCACCAGTCGCTGGCCACCCACTGGCCGCGGCTGCGCCGGCTGGTCGAGCACGACCGCGACTTCCTGACCTGGCGCACCGAGCTGGACGCGGCCCGCCAGCGCTGGCTGGCCGCGGAGCGCGACGACGACGCGCTGCTCCGTGGCTCGGCGCTGGGCGCCGCACAGCGGTGGCACGACCGGCGCGCCGACCTCACCGGCGAGGAGTCGGACTACCTGGACCGCAGCCGGGACCGGCGCCGCCGGGAGGTCCGGCGCCGCCGGATCGGGGCCGGTGCGCTCGCCGTCGCGGTCGCCGTGGCCGTGACGCTGACGGTCGTCGCCGTGCAGGGTTCGGTCGCCGAACGGGCCAGGGCGACGGCGGCGGCGCTCGCCGCCGAGTCCGGCGCACGTGCCGCGGCGGACCCGGCACTGGCCGCGGAGCTGGCCGCGACGGCGTGGGCCACCGATCCGGACGAGCCCGGCGCCCGGGCGGCACTGGTCGACCGTTACGTCGAGACCACCGGCGTCGACGGGTACGTCGCCCCCGCCGGCTCCGGGCGTGGCGCCGCGTCGGTCTCCGCCGCGGGGTCCGGCGCGGGAGCCGCGTTGCTGGTCGTCGGGGCCGATCCGGCGGCGTCCGGTGTGGACGCGGTGGTGAGCGGCGTGCTGGGCCCGCACCCGCAGCGCAGGCCCCTGCCCGCCGACCGGTACGACGGCTGGCACCTCTCGGCCGACGGCCGTCACCTCGCACTGCACCGCACCGACGGCGGTATCGAGCTGCTCGACCTGACCGCGCCACCGGACGCCGCCCCGGTCGTGCTGGCCGGGCCGGGGAACGCCGGTGTGGCCCGCTTCGGCCCGGACGGCCGGACCCTCGCCTGGGCCGACCGTGCCCCCGACGGCCCGCGGGTACACCGCTACGACGTCGGCACGCGGACGGTCCGGACCGTGCCCGCACCGCTCGGCCCGGAACCGGTCACGGTCTACCCGCTCGCCCGCCCCGAGCAGGTGATCGTCCGTGCCGCGGGCGGCCCCGCCCGGCTCCTCGACCTCGGCAGCGGCGCCGAACTGGCGTCGGTGCCCGCGGACACCCGGGTCCATCCGGCGGACGGCCGGCCCTACCGGCTCGACTGCACCCCGGCGTCGGCGGATCCCGGCTCGGTCACGCGGGTGACGGTCCGGGAGGTGGGTGTCGATCCGCCGGTCCGGACGATCGCGCTGGACGAGAGCCGGCGGGACTGCGACTTCCTGCGGGTCAGCGCCGAGGGCCGCTGGCTGCTCACCGCCGAACCGGTGGCCGCGGGCCTGCAGCGGTGGCGGGCGGTGGAGCTCGGCACCGGCCGTGCCGTGCAGTTCGCGGTCCCGCAGCTCGAGGCGACGAGCTGGAACAACCCGGACACGGCACTCGGCATCACCCTGGCCCCCGGCGCCGACGGCAGTCCGGTCGCGTTCGTCGCCGCGGGCTCGGCGGTGCTGCGGGCCCCCACCGTGCCGGCGCCCGTCGAGCGGGGGACCCGGTACCCGGTCACCGGATCGGACACGGTCGTCACCGTCGTCGCGGAGGACGCGACCGGGCGCCGGGACGTCGTCTCGCGCGATGCGTCCGGTCGCGAGCTCGCCCGGCGGCCCGGGCTGGTCGGCGGCGCGGCCCGGTGGCAGGTCGGCGAGGACCTCTGGCTGCTCGACCGCGATCCCCGGGGCTGGACGGCCACCTCCTACGACCCGGGGACGCTCCGGGAGGAGCGGGTGCTGCGGCTGCCGCCGGTCCCGACCGAACGGTTGGGGGTGTTCACCTCGGTGGTGGCCGACGGCGACGGCCGGACCACCGGTGTCGTCGGTGTCGCCGGCGGCACCCTCGCCGCGTGGGACGCGGCGGGCACCGCACTGGGTGCCCCGTTTCCGATCGCCGCCACACCGGAGGACGCCGACCGCTACCGCACGTCGGCGCGGGTGGTGGGGCGGCCCGGTCATCCGGGCCAGGCGCTGGTCGGTACCGCCGGTGACCAGATGACCCTCTGGGACGTCCCCGGCCGCCGGGAGCTGGCCCGGTTCCCGATCCGGCCCACCGACCCGGTCGTCGTTGGCGACGACCGGGTGGTCGCCGCCGGCGGGCCGGGCACGATGCGGGTCTGGGACCTCGCCGCCGTCGACGCCGGGAGCGGTCCCGGGGAGCCGTCGGTCCTGCCGCTGGCCGACGGTCAGCAGCCGGACGGGTTCCTGGCCGACGGACGGCTCGTGACGAAGCCGGGGGGAGCGGCGCCGGGCCGCACGCTGGTCCACGACCTCGACCGGCGTGCGGTGGTCGCGGCGCTCCCGGCGCCCCCGGCCGGCGTCGTCGCGCACGGCCGGGAGCTGAGCTACGACGCGCGGCTCGGGAACCTGCCGGTCACGTTCTCGGTCGATCCGGAGCGCTGGGTGGCGGGTGTGTGCCGGGTCGTGCCGCCCGAACCGTCCGCGGCGATCCGCCCGCTGGCGCCGGGCGCTGCGGATCCCTGCCCGTGACCCGGAGCACGCCACCACCCCCGGTCGTCCGGGGTTGGTTAGCCTCTCCTCAGTGAGGCCGGTGCCGGTACAGCTGAGGAGTCGCCCGTGTCCGTGAACCCGTTCGACGACGAGGACGGAACGTTCTACGCCCTGGTGAACGCGGAGGGGCAGTACTCGCTGTGGCCGCAGTTCGCCCCCGTCCCCGACGGGTGGGACGTCGCGCACGGCCCGGCCGGCCGGGCCGCCTGCCTGGCCCACGTCGAGGAGCACTGGACCGACCTCCGACCGCGGAGCCTGGCCGAACGGACGGGCTGACCGGGCGGCGTCGATGTCCGGTGTGTCCGGAACGACACTGATCGATCTTCCTTCTGTACGGGCGTGCCATTTAGGTTAGGCACACCTGATGGTCGACGAGTGCCGACCGTCCCCCCGGCGGAAGGACCTCATGATCTGCGCACGTCGACTGGCCGTCGCCGCCGTCTCGGTGGTGTCCGTCGGACTACTCGCCGCCTGTTCCACGCCCGGCCCGGACCCGGCCGCGGGTGGTGACGGCGGCACCCGGGTCGTCGAGCACGCGCTCGGCAGCACCGAGGTGCCGGCCGACCCGACCCGGGTCGCCACGGTCGCCTGGTCCAACCACGAGGTCCCGCTGGCGCTCGGCGTCGTCCCGGTCGGGATGGCCGCCGCGAACTTCGGCGATGACGACGGCGACGGCCTGCTCCCGTGGGTGGCCGACCGTCTCCGGGAGCTGGACGCGCCGGCCCCGGTGCTCTTCGACGAGACCGACGGCATCGACTTCGAGGCGGTGGCCGAGACCCGGCCCGAGGTCATCCTGGCCGGGTACTCCGGACTGACCCAGGAGGAGTACGACCGGCTCAGCGAGATCGCACCGACGGTCGCCTACCCGGAGACCGCGTGGGGCACCCCGTGGCGGGAGACGATCCGGATCAACGCGGCCGGGATGGGCCGGGAGGCCGAGGGCGCCCAGCTCGTCGCGGACCTGGAGCGCCGGATCACCGAGGCGGCCGCCTCGGCGCCGGAGCTGGCGAGCCGGCCGGCGATGTTCCTGACCCACGTCGACACCACCGACCTGAGCCAGGTCAGCTTCTACACCACGCACGACACCCGGACGCAGTTCTTCACCGACCTCGGCATCCCGCTGCCGGAGAGCCTGGTCGCGGCGTCGGCGGAGACCGAGGCGTTCTCCTCGACCGTCAGCACCGAGCAGGCCGACGCGTTCTCCGACGTCGGCGTGATCGTCACCTACGGCGGGGACGAGCTGCGCCAGGCGCTGCGCGCCGACCCGGTCCTGTCGCAGATGCCGGCCGTCGCGCAGGACGCGATCGTCACCCTGCCCGGCGCGGCGCCGGTGGGTACCGCCGCGAACCCGACGCCGCTGGCGATCCCCTACATCCTCGACGAGTACGTCGGGCTTCTCGCCGGGGCCGGGTCGGCCGGGCGGTGACCGCGGCCCCGGAGGCCGCGGCCCGGGCCGCCGCACGGGCCGGGCGACCGCGGCGGATCCGCGTCGCGGGCCTGGTCGGTGTCCTCGTCGTGCTGCTCGCCGCGGGCTGGCTCTCGGTCGCCGTCGGTGCCCGGGTCGTCGGCACCGACGCGGTGCTCGCCGCGCTGGGAGGGTCGGCCGAGGGCTTCGACCAGGCGGCCGTGGCGAAACGCATCCCGCGCACGGTGCTGGCGATGGCCGCGGGGGCGGCGCTCGGCGTCGCGGGTGCGGTGATGCAGGGCGTCACCCGCAACCCGCTGGCGGACCCGGGCATCCTCGGGGTCACCATGGGCGCCTCGCTGGCGGTGGTGACCGGGCTCGCGTTCTTCGGGCTGGCCTCCGCGGGCAGCGTCGTCTGGGTGGCCATCTGCGGCGCGGCGGTGACCGCCGTGTTCGTCTACGTCGTCGGGTCGATGGGCCGCGGCGGCGCCACCCCGCTCACGCTCGCACTCGCCGGAGCGGCGACGACGGCGGCGCTGGCGTCGCTGGTCACCGCGGTGGCGCTGCCCCGCGGAGACATCTCGGCGAACGTCCGGTCCTGGCAGGTCGGCGGGGTCGGCGGCGGGACCTGGGAGGCGCTCCTGCGGATCTGGCCGTTCCTCGCGGTGGGCCTGCTCGTGTGCCTGCTCGCCGCGCGGGCGCTGAACACGCTGGCCCTGGGCGACGAGCTGGCCGCCGGCCTGGGGGAGCGTGTGGTGGCGGCCCGGGCCGTCGCCGCGGCCGGGGCGGTCGTGCTCTGCGGAGCGGTCACCGCCGTCACGGGGCCGATCGGCTTCGTCGGTCTGGTCGTGCCGCACGCCTGCCGGCTGCTCGTGGGTGTCGACCACCGCTGGCTGCTGCCGTTCTCCGCGGTGGCCGGGGCGGCCCTGCTGACCCTCGCCGACGTCGCCGGACGGGTCGTCGCCCCGCCGTCGGAGGTCGCCGTCGGCATCGTCACCGCGTTCCTCGGTGCACCGGTGTTCATCTGGATCGTCCGTCGGCAGAAGGTGCGAGAGCTGTGACCGTCACCCGTTCCGGACCGGCCCCGGCGACGGTCGCGGCCGTCGCCGGGGCGCGCCGTCGCCGGTCCCGGCACCGGCGGGTCGTCGTCGGTGTGCTGACCGCGACGGTCATCGTCGTCTTCACCGTGGGCCTGATGGTCGGCGACCGGTTCGTCCCCCTCGGCGACGTCCTCGCGGTCGTCGCCGGAGCCGATCTCCCCGGGACGAGCTTCACCGTCGGCCGGCTGCGTCTGCCGCGCGGCGTGCTCGCGATCCTGGTCGGGGCCTGCTTCGGCCTCGGCGGCGTCGCGTTCCAGACCATGCTGCGCAACCCGCTGGCCAGCCCGGACATCATCGGGATCTCGGCCGGGGCGAGCACCGCGGCCGCGTTCGCGATCGTCGTCCTCGGTCTCGGGGCGACCGCCGTCTCGGTGTTCGCGATCGTAGCGGGCCTCGCGGTCGCGCTGCTGATCTACCTGCTGGCCTTCCGCGGCGGTGTCGCCGGGACCCGGCTGATCCTGGTCGGTATCGGCATCGCGGCCATGCTGACCAGCCTCACCGACTACATCCTGGCCGGAGCGGCCCAGTGGGACCTGCAGGAGGCACTGCGCTGGCTGACCGGCAGCCTGAACGGGGCGAGCTGGGGCCGGGTCCTGCCCGTGCTGATCGCGCTCGGGTGCCTCGGGCCGGTGCTGCTGTCCCGCACCCGCGACCTGTCCGCGACCCAGCTCGGTGACGACACCGGCGCGGCCCTGGGCGTCCGGGTGGGCCGGGCCCGGCTGGTGGTCGTGGTCGCAGCCGTCGGGCTGGTGGCGTTCGGCGCCGCCGCGACCGGGCCGATCGCGTTCGTGGCGTTCCTGTCCGGGCCGATCGCGGCCCGGATCGTCGGGAACCGGGGCTCGCTGATGGTCCCGGCGGCCCTGGTCGGCGCGTTGCTGGTGCTCGGTGCCGATCTGCTCGGCCAGCACGCGCTCGCGCTGCGCTATCCGGTCGGGGTGGTCACCGGCGTGCTCGGTGCGCCCTACCTGCTCTACCTGATCGTCCGTTCCCACCGCGCCGGAGCCGCTCTGTGACCACCGACCACACCCTCGCCGTCCGGGACGTCACCCTCGGCTACGGGGACCGGACCGTCGTCTCCGGGCTCGACCTCACCGTCCCGCCCGGTGCGGTGACCGCGATCGTCGGCGCCAACGCGTGCGGGAAGTCGACGCTGCTGCGTTCGATGTCGCGGCTGCTCGCACCGCGCTCGGGGCACGTGCTGCTCGACGGCCGGGCCGTGCACCGGATGCCCGCGAAGCAGCTGGCCCGCACGCTCGGCCTGCTGCCGCAGTCCCCGTCCGCGCCCGAGGGGATCACGGTGAGCGATCTCGTCGGCCGGGGACGGCACCCGCACCAGGGGATCCTGTCGCGCTGGAGCGGGACCGACGACCTCGCGGTGGCCGAGGCGCTGGAGGTGACCGGCACCGTCGAGCTCGCCGAACGGCCGGTGGACGAGCTGTCCGGCGGCCAGCGCCAGCGCGTGTGGATCGCGATGGCGCTGGCCCAGCGGACCGACCTGCTGCTGCTGGACGAGCCGACGACCTTCCTCGACGTCAACCACCAGATCGAGGTCCTGGACCTGCTGACCGATCTCAACCGGCGGCGCGGCACCACCGTCGTGATGGTGCTGCACGACCTGAACCTGGCCGCGCGCTACGCCGACCACCTGGTGGCGATCGCCGACGGCGGCGTGCACGCGGCCGGCACGCCGGCCGCGGTCCTCACCGAGGACGTCGTCCGGGCGGTGTTCGGCATGGAGAGCCGCATCATCACCGATCCGGTCTCGGACAAGCCGCTGATGCTGCCCCTGGGACGGCACCACACCGTCGCCCGGTCCTAGCCGCCCGACGGGCGCCCGGTGCCGTGCGCCCGCAGACTCGGTCCATGGAGCACACTGTTCTGGAGCCGGTCGGCGCGGTCGTCGGGGGGTTCGCGGTGCCCGATGCCGACGCGGCCGCCGTCGCGTCGGTGCGACGGCTACTGGCCGAGCACGGGGTGGTCGTCCTGCCCGGTCAGCACGGACTCGGCGACGACGACTTCGTGGCCTACCTGCGGCGGTTCGGTGGTCTCGCGTTCACCGCGGGGGAGACGCCGGTCCCCGGCTTCCCGGACCTGAACGTGGTGAGCAACGTCGGGCGTACCACCCCGCCGCGCAGCACCTTCCACGTCGACACCAGCTACCTCGCCCGGCCGCCCGCCTACACCGCGTTGCGCGCCGTGCAGGTGCCGGCCCGCGGTGGTGCCACCCAGTTCAGCAACCAGTACCGGGCCTACGACACGCTCCCGGACGAGCTGCGGGACCGGCTCGCCGGGCGGACGATCCGGCACGTCGTCACCGGGCTCGGACCGCAGGACGCCGGCCCGGAGACCGAGGCCGAGCACCCGGTGTTCCGCCGCCACCCCGAGTCCGGGCGGGTCGCGCTGTACCTGTCGGCCCCGGCCCGGTGCGTGGCGATCAGCGGGCTGACCGACGGGGAGTCGCGGCGGATCGTCGCGGAGCTGTTCGCGCACTCGACACGGCCCGGCAACGTGCTGCGCCACGCCTGGTCCCCGGGGGACGTCGTGATGTGGGACAACGCGTGCGTGCTGCACCGTGCCGACCACTCCGACGTCGTCGGGGACCGGGTGCTGCACCGGGGCATGGTCGCCGGGGGAGTCCCGCTGGCGGCGTGAGCATCACCCGTCGAGGGCGCGCGTGGCGAGCGAGGTGAAGAGCTCGTCCACGGGGATACCGGCGGCCTCCGCCATGGTGACGACCACCGAGGTGCGCGCGAACGAGCAGTACAGGCCGGCCTCGACGAACCACGGCCGGTTCCCCGGGTCCACCCGGAAGTCGAACAGCCCGTAGTGCCGGCACCCCAGCGCCCGGTACGCCCGCAGCGCCGCCTCGTGCACCGGCGCGGTGACCGGGTCGCCGAGGTCGACGATCCAGGACCGGGAGTCCTTCGCGACCAGTCCCAGATCGCCGCGGTCGTCGCGGGCGAGCTTGTCCGCGGCCAGCCGGATCGGCTTGTCCGCGGCGTCCATCCGGTACTCCTCCAGCGGGAGGCAGACCGGGCCGTCCCCGGTGTCGACGAAGGCGCACCGCACCTCGCGGCCCAGCGGTACGAACGTCTCGACCAGCGCGCGCTCGCCGTGCCGGTGTGCCTGCGCCAGCGCCTCGGCGTAGCCGGCCCGGTCGTGCACCAGGGACACCCCGACGGAGTTGTCGGCGTCGACGGGTTTCACCACGGCGGGCGGGGCCAGTGCGGGCCGCTCACCGGCGCGCAGCACCTCGCCGTCCGGCACGGCGACCCCGGCGTCGGCGACGACCGCCCTGGTACGTGCCTTGTCCGCGCCGAGCGCCATGACGTCGGGCGGGTTGCCCACGTAGGGGATCTGCAGCAGGTCGAACAGCGCCCGGTAGTGCGTCATGCCCGGCCGGCAGAACATCTGCGGCACCATCAGGTCGATACCGAGACCGGTGACGGTCCGGATCGCCTGCCCGGCCGTGAGCGCCGGAGCGGCCCCGATCGCCTCGGGTGTCAGCCGGGACGGGAACCGCCAGCGCCCGTCCGGGGTCACGTACGCGACGTGGAACGTGAACCGGGCGGGATCGGCGGTCGCCTCCAGGCAGTCGGCGGCGTAGAGCCGGGACAGGTCGCAGAAGAACTCGTCGACCGGTGACCCGGCGAGGTGCAGCACGCGCAGCATCAGTCACCGTCCGGCTCGACGAGCTTGCCGATGTTCACGTCGATCCGGACCCAGTCGCGGCCGTGCACCAGCGCCCCCAGCAGCAGTCCGGCGATCTGCAGGTACGGGACGAGCAGGAACGGCAGCGGATCGGCCGGTTCGAGCAACGCCTCCTTGCCGCGCAGCACGATCCGCACCCGCTCCGGTAGCGACGCCGGGTCGCGCAGCAGCTCGGACAGCTCGTGGTGCAGCCAGTAGGTGGGGCGGCTGCGCGGCGTGGGCAGCACCGTCGCGACGTCGGACTCCAGGTAGGCCCGGGCCACCCCGGGGTGGTCGTAGAACATCGTGACGGCGGAGTGGGTCCGCGGGTTGCACTCGATGGCGAACACCCGGCCGCGGTCGTCCTCGATGAAGTCGAACGACAGTTGGCCGGTCACCCCCAGCGCACCGGCGAAGCGGCGGACCCAGTCCTCGATCGCCGGATGCTCGACCATCTCGTAGTTCAGCTGGAAACCCGAGGACGGGCAGCAGCAGTGCAGCTGCACCCGGCCGTCGCGCACCGTGGAGTGGGTGCAGTACTCGGTGCCCTCGACGAACTCCTGCAGGATCCACGGATTGTCCGGGGAGATCGGCAGGCCGGCCACGAAGGCGGCGGTCTCGGCCCGGGTGGGGCGGGGGAGCCGGGTCAGGTCCATCCGGCGGACCGGGTCGTAGGCGATGCTCTTGAGGATGTAGGACCGGCCCGGTGCCGCCGCGAAGTCGAAGTCGAGCACCTGCTGCGGGTCGCTGATCCGGTGCGCGTCGGGCACCGGCAGGCCCAGTTCCGCGGCCCGGCCGGTGAACCGGTGCTTGTCGTCGAGCATCGCCACGGTGTCGGCGTCCGGGTGCACGACCTCGCAGAACGGCTCCAGCGTCGACCCGGCCAGCGCGTCGTACCGGCTGGCCAGCGGGCTGGAGACCGGGACGTAGACGTCGACGCCCTCGGCGACGGCGATCTCGGCGAGCCGCTGTGCGTACCGCGGGTCGTCCGGCGCGGGGACCACGTGGAAGGCGTCGACGGCGCGGGAGAAGCGATGGCCGGAGAACCGGTAGCGGTGCTGCTCGACCAGCACCACGCGGTGTCCGGCCCGGTGGAACGACCTGGCCAGCGCCAGTGCCTTGGTCATCTTCCCGCCGCTGACCAGCACGGTCAGTGCCCGGCCGGCCGCCGGAGCCGAGGGCGGCCGCAGCGCACCGAGCACGGCGGCCCCGGCGGTCAGCGCCGCGCTCGCCGGCAGCGCCGCGGCGAGCACGGCCAGTGCGGCAGCGGACCGGGCCCTGGCCCGCCACCGCCCCGCGGGGCCCGGCCGGTGCGGCGCCGGTCCCGACGGCGCGACGGCCGGTGGCCGTACCGGATCGGCGTCGGTCATGTGCTGGGTCTCCGATCGGGCGGTGCTGCGGGGCCGGACGGCGACGGGGCGTCAGCGCCGCGCGACGTCGCCGACGAGCGCGGCGTCGTCGAGGGACTCGACCCGTTCGGTGGCGGCGGCGAAGTCGTGGCCGGTGGTGTTGGCGTTCGGGAAGGCGATGACGCGCAGGCCGGCCGCG harbors:
- a CDS encoding S9 family peptidase, whose protein sequence is MTTITRRRLEADPTSESSLGIVHDAQQEGPITMAPAPLVTAEEFFDLPTRSRARLSPDGTRVAYLAPWRDRLNVYVRDVDSDWDAGTPDADAPDARRVTSDAHRNIDTFFWTADSRYVLFTQDTDGDENHHLHRADIDRPDEPTVDLTPFPGVRLLAMQLPSDRPGTVLAGLNARRPDLIDLHEIDLATGRVTLLAENPGDVLNWIVASQGRMFVFTMEDDGDHVLSAWDGGIGAPIARFSGRDHLFGIAPGVLTTDGNGLLIGSARGSDRTRLVRVDLTTGEQTGVDSHPVYDLDTPRPEADTRFPTSLILHPVSGALLGARYLGARQVIHALDPQFAEILPRLEELSDGDLAHVSCDSTGTRWVADFNHDRDPGVTWFYDHDSGRARRLFRPYPHLDPAHLAPVTPVTVPARDGLGLPCHLTLPVGVEPRGLPTVLLVHGGPWYRDSWCYDPEVQLLANRGYAVLQVNFRGSTGYGKAFTQAAIGEFAGRMHDDLIDAVDWAVEQGYSDPARVAIYGCSYGGYAAMVGAAFTPDRFAAAVSYTGMSDLTDLVRSVIPAARRSVQNSYIRYMGDPDDPAQKADMLARSPISRVDDITAPMLFIHGANDVRVTPRNSERVVESLRARGSEVEYLLNEREGHWFINADSNIELYQTLERFLAKHLGGRSGSVAGSAG
- a CDS encoding S1 family peptidase — translated: MSTVDGAVAAGGRAGLFASACVRICDGGPGGPVVGTGFLVGPDLVATCAHVVAEALGGRADAAEPPPGMVALDFAILGEEPGSRTARITRWSPIAPDGRGDVALLRLDEPAPPGALMPPLRGGDGSRWDHRFRIFGFPEGQDDGVWTTGRIRAVQGTGWLQLQGTPGDHPVEGGFSGSPVWDDETGAVIGMTVAVDRVTGVTTAYVVPAADVLGLDPELLPCPYRGAEPFDEEHAEVFFGRDRELERLRRALDDGPVVAVAGPSGAGKSSLVRAGLVPGLRRAGVPVAAVAPDPPEDVLVALAAAVQLLATPGTAPARLELDATRIGGALAGAATRAGGVTELAAALSGSDRVVLLLDQFEELIEIAPERARDVLDVLAALVGAPGADRLRVLLTVRASALEEVLTPDTAALLGSGTVLVGPLDPPRLRETVERPAAVAPGLRFADGLVDRILADADPGPGQLPLVQSLLVQLWHRRDGGTLTWAAYETAGGVAGALARHADRAAGAVAVGPAADRELDALLVRLVAVGRDGVPIRRAVRYRDLPGGQRALVAPLAAHRLVTLSGQGDAAVVETAHQSLATHWPRLRRLVEHDRDFLTWRTELDAARQRWLAAERDDDALLRGSALGAAQRWHDRRADLTGEESDYLDRSRDRRRREVRRRRIGAGALAVAVAVAVTLTVVAVQGSVAERARATAAALAAESGARAAADPALAAELAATAWATDPDEPGARAALVDRYVETTGVDGYVAPAGSGRGAASVSAAGSGAGAALLVVGADPAASGVDAVVSGVLGPHPQRRPLPADRYDGWHLSADGRHLALHRTDGGIELLDLTAPPDAAPVVLAGPGNAGVARFGPDGRTLAWADRAPDGPRVHRYDVGTRTVRTVPAPLGPEPVTVYPLARPEQVIVRAAGGPARLLDLGSGAELASVPADTRVHPADGRPYRLDCTPASADPGSVTRVTVREVGVDPPVRTIALDESRRDCDFLRVSAEGRWLLTAEPVAAGLQRWRAVELGTGRAVQFAVPQLEATSWNNPDTALGITLAPGADGSPVAFVAAGSAVLRAPTVPAPVERGTRYPVTGSDTVVTVVAEDATGRRDVVSRDASGRELARRPGLVGGAARWQVGEDLWLLDRDPRGWTATSYDPGTLREERVLRLPPVPTERLGVFTSVVADGDGRTTGVVGVAGGTLAAWDAAGTALGAPFPIAATPEDADRYRTSARVVGRPGHPGQALVGTAGDQMTLWDVPGRRELARFPIRPTDPVVVGDDRVVAAGGPGTMRVWDLAAVDAGSGPGEPSVLPLADGQQPDGFLADGRLVTKPGGAAPGRTLVHDLDRRAVVAALPAPPAGVVAHGRELSYDARLGNLPVTFSVDPERWVAGVCRVVPPEPSAAIRPLAPGAADPCP
- a CDS encoding MbtH family protein gives rise to the protein MSVNPFDDEDGTFYALVNAEGQYSLWPQFAPVPDGWDVAHGPAGRAACLAHVEEHWTDLRPRSLAERTG
- a CDS encoding iron-siderophore ABC transporter substrate-binding protein codes for the protein MICARRLAVAAVSVVSVGLLAACSTPGPDPAAGGDGGTRVVEHALGSTEVPADPTRVATVAWSNHEVPLALGVVPVGMAAANFGDDDGDGLLPWVADRLRELDAPAPVLFDETDGIDFEAVAETRPEVILAGYSGLTQEEYDRLSEIAPTVAYPETAWGTPWRETIRINAAGMGREAEGAQLVADLERRITEAAASAPELASRPAMFLTHVDTTDLSQVSFYTTHDTRTQFFTDLGIPLPESLVAASAETEAFSSTVSTEQADAFSDVGVIVTYGGDELRQALRADPVLSQMPAVAQDAIVTLPGAAPVGTAANPTPLAIPYILDEYVGLLAGAGSAGR